The Eublepharis macularius isolate TG4126 chromosome 8, MPM_Emac_v1.0, whole genome shotgun sequence genome contains a region encoding:
- the LOC129335092 gene encoding proteinase-activated receptor 1-like, giving the protein MAILMFVVKLKLKTPAVVYMLNLASADVLFVSILPFKISYHFSGHNWMFGPEMCRFVTAAFYCNMYCSILLMMVISFDRFLAVVYPMQALSWRTVRRASVVCFVIWVVAIAGVIPLLIMEQTKRISHLSITTCQDVLDFSVVMEIFRYYFSASAIFFFFVPLIISVSCYVCIIRNLCSSKAVAAKPGKRRRSVLLSACVLCSFIFCFGPTNVLALVQNLFLSPDQKLEGLTFAYILAVCIGTINCCVDPLIYYYASSKCQSQMRNLLCQKKSTDLEKSNRTTSSNVAAFSNSLDNFSHP; this is encoded by the coding sequence ATGGCAATCCTTATGTTTGTGGTCAAATTAAAGCTTAAGACACCTGCAGTTGTGTACATGCTCAACCTGGCTTCCGCTGATGTGCTCTTTGTGAGCATACTGCCTTTTAAGATTTCCTACCATTTTTCTGGACACAACTGGATGTTTGGACCTGAAATGTGCCGCTTTGTCACTGCTGCCTTCTATTGCAACATGTACTGCTCCATACTGCTGATGATGGTAATAAGCTTTGACCGTTTTCTGGCCGTGGTGTACCCAATGCAGGCTTTGTCATGGCGCACTGTCAGACGTGCCTCTGTGGTGTGCTTTGTCATCTGGGTTGTCGCCATAGCTGGAGTTATACCTCTGCTTATCATGGAACAAACAAAGAGAATCTCTCACTTAAGTATTACTACTTGCCAAGATGTGCTCGATTTCTCTGTTGTTATGGAGATATTTCGTTATTATTTTTCTGCATCagctattttcttcttctttgtgccGTTAATAATTTCTGTCTCCTGTTATGTTTGTATTATAAGAAATCTTTGTTCCTCTAAGGCCGTTGCTGCAAAGCCAGGGAAGAGGAGGCGCAGTGTACTCTTGTCTGCATGTGTCTtgtgttcttttattttttgttttggtcCAACAAATGTCTTGGCATTGGTGCAAAACTTATTTCTCTCGCCTGATCAAAAGCTTGAGGGTCTCACCTTTGCCTACATCCTAGCAGTCTGCATTGGTACCATTAACTGTTGCGTTGACCCTTTGATCTATTATTATGCTTCCTCAAAGTGTCAAAGCCAGATGAGAAATCTCCTGTGTCAGAAAAAGAGTACTGATCTTGAAAAAAGCAATCGGACAACAAGCAGTAATGTGGCAGCCTTTTCTAATAGTTTGGATAACTTCTCTCATCCATAG